The sequence AGCAACCCTAAACAACTTTCGTTGTTTGAGTGGATAGGAGGTCAGGTAACTGATTTCCCAGAATCCCCCACTAAGCTGACGCTATAGTGGGGGAGTATGTCAAGTCTATGGATGGCAATCGCGATGGAACTGATGACTTGAGTACCGATGAGGTACTGGAAGATTTCATGGTTTCACCAGAAGACATGACCATGCAAATGCATATGCTGGGTGCGATGTATGCCCCTACTGCTCAGCTCACGCTGATGGCAATGGTTCCCTTTGTGATCAAAGAAATGGACCATGTGACCCGTATGGGAAACGATTTTACCACCAACTCTAGTGGCATTGGCGATATTAAATTGTCAGGATTGTATCAACTCTTCAATAACAATCGTCAGAGTGTTCACCTCAACCTCGGGTTTAGTCTGCCCACGGGTTCCATTGATGAACGGGATGATACTCCTGCTGGAGAGGATGTCATTCTCCCTTACCCGATGCAAATTGGTTCGGGAACAGTCGATTTACGTCCTGGTATTACCTATTTGGGTCAAACGGATAATTGGTCGTGGGGAGCGCAAGCGAACACAGTTTTACGTTTAGGCGAAAATGATCGCGACTATACGGTGGGAAATCGCTATCAACTCATGGGATGGTTCGCTCGTCGCTTAAACGAAACCGTCAGTGTTTCTCTACGGTTAGATGGTGAAACTTGGGAAGATTATGACGGTGCTGATTCGGCACTAAATCCGAATGTTATTCCCACTGCTGACCCGGATTTACGCGGTGGAACTCGTTTAGACTTAGGATTAGGCGTGAATGTCTATTTACCCGAGGGCTTTTTACCGGGAGGTCGCTTTGCAGCAGAATTTGAACTTCCCATTTATCAATCTTTAGAGGGACCGCAATTAGAAACAGATTGGCAATTGATAGTAGGCGTTCAATCCGCTTTTTAATGACTCACCCGATCAATTGCAGTCTCATGTCTTAATTCAGTCATGCCCCATGCGATAAGATTGATACGTAACTCTCGTTGCCTGTGGTTTGACAAGATAACGAGAGTTTTCTGATTCCGGGCAATGCTGATAAACTTAGAAGCTCGCAGATTTGCCTCTTACAACCCATCCACTTCTCGCCATTACTGAGAGCGCCGTGCCTCTTGCGAGAGAGTTACTAGCACTCAATCATAAATTCTAATGACTCCTTCCACTCGACAACGAGAACCCGTTACCAGCTTAATCCTCTACCATCTCTTCAAATGGTCGGTAGTGAGTCCTATGTTTAACTTCTACTTTCGAGGTAAACTCTACGGTCGAGAGAATGTCCCTCAAAAGGGAGCATTAGTGGTTGTCAGTAATCACGCTAGCTTATTCGATCCGCCGCTGCTTTCTTGTTGCGTTGGACGCCCTGTGGCGTATATGGCAAAGGAAGAGTTATTTGAAATTCCGGTTTTGAAACAAGCCATTTCTCTCTATGGGGCTTATCCGGTGAAGCGAGTGCAGGCAGATCGCAGTGCGATTCGGGCAGCGCTCAAGACTTTAGAACAAGGATGGGCTGCAGGTATTTTTCTCCAAGGCACTCGGACTCCTGATGGACGGATTACTCAACCCAAACTGGGGGCAGCAATGATTGCTGCCAAGGCACAAGCGCCTATTCTACCAGTTAGTCTCTGGGGAACGGAAAAAATTCCACAATCTGGCACTCCCTTTCCACTGATTACAGCTCGCATTGCTGAACCTTTGCCTCCCCCGGCTTCAAGTAAGCGTCAAGTTTTAGAAAGCGTCACACAAAAATGTGCTGATATCATCAATACCATGCATGCGCAAGGGCGTTAACAGTCAACAGTAACCAGTTCTCAAAAAGAGGGAGATAGAGTGAGGATAAGACCAGGATTAAGAATTAATACATATTAATCGTTTCTGTTTTTTGGGTATTATAGCAGTCCCAGATGATTTTAGAGGAAGATTAAAGGTTAATCCTTGATTGGATATAGAGTGGGTTCTCTCGTTTCATTTAGGATTACTAAAGCTTAAATCTGGGCAATGAACCAAGAATTTCTGTTTTCGCTAAAGCTCCGATTCTATAGTGGTGGAGTATCAAGTTGTTAATATTTGCTCTAGCTTTAAACTGTAACTTAAATTACTGATCACTATCAAACTAATGGTGATCAAGCTGGTTAACAGATAAAACAGTATATTTTTATGAAATGGTCCCATCGAAGTGGTTATCGCAATGGAAGCTATTAACGATAGGGGAATATTCCATAGCCAATACAAACCCATATTTAAAGGGAAATAATGAGTGCTATCGAAAGCGATTGATTGTTTCAGCACTTGTATTTGTAACCAACCCAAGAAGTACCCCAAGCCAAAGAAAACCAGAAGATTTCCTAAAAATACTAGAAATCTAATCCCCCAATAATTCTGATTACTGAAAGCGGTTATTCCAAAAATAAAATATCCCAACCCGATAGTGATTAGCCATAAACCGGAGACCAGTATGCCGCTAACGATAGTAACAATTCCCCAAGTATAGGCATTAGCGAGAGTTGAGTGTAATAGTCGCCATTGCACTAAACCTAATAAAATCCAATCTGCACTTACTACCAGGGCAACCGATTGAAATAAAAACTCTAAAGAACCCAGTCTAAAAATAATTGCTGGAATCAAAAAAAATAGAGATGAACTAAGAGTCCATAAAAAAACAAAGTTGGACATCACTACCAATGGTCTGCTGAAAAAGTCACTGACTTGGCTGGTTTAAGCAAGGAAATCGGCAATAGCTAACATTTGTGATTATTGACTTTAAACTAGCTGATATCAATTATAGATGGATGGAGGATGAGTTGGAACGAGAAGTACAAGGGTTTAAGATTTATTGACAAGGTAGTTATCAAAGTGTCGAAAAAGTGACTGAAACTACTTCATGTAAACTAGGAAAGCAATGTCAACAGGCTACTGCCTTTGTGTATGTAGTGGAAACAGTGTTATGTCTGCAAAAAAGATTGCAAATCGACTGAAGAAAGCCTTACTTTATGACGGCAAAATGGAGTATGCCCTCTACGAACATGAATTGATGGCAGTGTTAGACCAGTTGAAATCATCGATGAAACAAGATAAGGATGATTACATTTTTACTGTGACAGAAAATCGGGGTCACGTCGCGATGTTGCTGGTGGAAAAGTCAGGAGAGGTTTATATCAACGAGGAAGGCAGAGAAAGACTGAAAACCTTATGGCCAGCTGCTTATGAAACCAACATGAAAAATTTGATTCCAGCGTTTGCGCAAGAGCTCGACGAAGGTGAATTACCACTTAATGGGGTTAAAGTCACTCAATAAGCGAGAGTGATGATTAGTGAAGTGAGTTAGCATCAGCATGATTCACACCTAGATGAGAGAGCTTATCGCTACAGCTAGGGTTGCAATCGGTCTTGCTCTTAATCGGGCAATGAGCTTTTTCATCATTTGCTCGGATTAGCTATGTACTTCACGTTTAGAAAGATAACTATATAATTAAGTTACTAGTGTTACTTGATTTTACTTGCAGAGGGCAAAACTCTCCCATCAACAACAAAAATTTCTGGTGCCCTTTTGCCAGTAGCCATTTGAGCTTTTCTAAACTCAATTAGCTCGTCTAATGCTTTGGTAGATTCAGTGGTTTTGATAATCAGGAAAATACTGTACTGTGTTTTTTCAGCAGCATCATATATGGGTAGTTGTTTCTCATAGCCTAATCTCATTTTTTTATTTGACGTGTACTTTATCTCAACATTGACCCGCGCATCGTAACCACTAGAAATTTTGAAGTCGACAGGTCCCCGTCCTGCATTAGGTTCTCTATTTAAATCTAGATTATGAGCACCGCAGTAGGCATCGGCTATACCAAAAAACAGTAACTGTGCAAAACGTTCATTCCGCAGCTTTCTCGACTCATCCCAAAAATGCACAGACAATCCATTATCTTCAACCAAAACCTTAAAGTGGCTACATATCTTGAGAACTAGTTGAAGAATATTTTCAGGAGTTACTTTATTTATTCCTAATATAAGTGGATAAAGATTAACGTATTCTCTTGCAATATCATGCCAAATCAGTTGACCTGATGGATCTTTGTCGAAATCGTATTTTTTCGGAGGATTTCTTTTATATTGTTCTACTAAATCTTGAAGTACTTCGGGATGATTAAGAAGGATGTGCTTCAACTCACGCTTCGTGATCCTCCTTCTTTTTCCCGCCTCATCCTTCCAAGAATCGCCAATGATTTCATTTACGCGATTACGCAAATCTTCGTTATGAGCACAAACTCGATCAATATCATCCCAACCATTTGCTACAGGAAGATCATTTAAGATCTCATAAGGAATCAATACTGTAGGGCGATTACTACCAGGAATGGCTGGCAGTAAAAATTCCTTTCCGCACGCTTTTGCTTCACAGGTATTCAAATTAAGGTTTCTTGCAACTCGCTCCGAATAATTTAGCAGGTCTGGCAAAATTATATGGATTGCCATATCGCTAATGCGATCAGCTCCAATATTTTCTTCAATAAGTCCAACTAGTTCAAAAATGACTGGGTCGGTTATGCCTGCTTGTATGATTTCCCAGGCTGTGTTTGTCAGATTTAATGCGATCCTTGAGCCAATGCCACTACCTGAAGTACTCTCTGTAGAGTAACCTAAAGATACAAGTGGAAGTTCTGGAAATATTAATTTTTTATGAGCAGCACGAAAGAACCTATCATCAGAATGTTTTGTTTTCTTTAAGAGATGAACGATTTCCGAAAAATGGGTTTTGAAATTTAGATATGAGTTTTTAAGCTCTAGAACTTTTGTGCTTTTAAGCAGATGTGGATCAACATAGAATTTCGAGTCAAGATCTATAAAACCATTAAACACACCCTCTTGTTTTAGATCGTCCTCAGTAACCCCAAAAATCTCACTAATTCTTTTAGGCATAAAACTACTGCTAATACTGCTCAAAGTTTAGTGCTAGGTTCAATGATAGAAACAAATTTTTTAAAGACTTGGTTTATGAGCAATTCAACTACCCAGATTATAAAACCACCATCCCATCCTAGAATTAAAGCCACCTAACTATTAATTACACTGAAGCTACTATAGTAACCGTTTTAGCATTAACAAATACTTGTGACCACCGCACATATACGGTATAACTCAATGAAACTTTTCCGAAGACTGAAGGAAGAAAGGTTGGCAACTGGAATCGAATTATGGGTGAAGTAGTGAGTCCGTAGCGTTTAACTTTTCCCAAAATTGCTAGATACAGACAATACAGCGATCAGTCTCCTGCTGGATTAAATCAAGGGGGTAAAACGCTATAATAATGGTTTTGACCGAGATAAAGACATTAATTTAAATTTACCTTTTTATGAAAATTGCAATTACCGGTGGCACTGGCTTTGTCGGGACACGGCTGGTGCAAAAATTAGCAGATGCTGGACATAGCATCGTCGTATTTACGCGCAATAAAGAACGAGGAGAACAGGTTTTTCCGAAAAAATTCTTTCCGAAAGTGGAAATTTTTAGCTATGATCCCATGCAACCGGGCTCATGGCAAGATAAAATTGCGTCTTCTGAAGCAGTGGTGAATCTGGCGGGTGCCGGCATTGCCGATCAACCGTGGACACCGGAACGGAAACAGGAAATTCTTGATTCGCGGATTAAAACTACCAAATACCTTGTCGAAGCCATTCAGCAAGCGGAAACCCAACCGCAAGTTCTCGTTAATGCCTCTGCTGTAGGATATTATGGCATCAGTGAAACTGTAACCTTTGATGAAAACAGCAGTTCTGGGGATGATTTCCTCGCTTCAGTGTGCCAAAAATGGGAAGCAACGGCGAAGGAAGTGGAAAATACAGGAACCCGTTTAGTCATCCTTCGGTTTGGCATTGTTCTAGGTGAAGGGGGTGCATTAGGAAAAATGTTAACCCCATTTCGTCTCTTTGCGGGGGGTCCTATAGGAACTGGCAAACAGTGGTTTTCCTGGATTCATATTGATGATTTAGTCAACTTGATTGAAACGGCAATTCATACCCCTGAGTATCAAGGCACCTATAACGCCACTGCCCCCAATCCAGTGCGGATGTCAGAATTATGTGAGAAGTTGGGAGAGGTGATGAATCGTCCCTCTTGGTTGCCGGTTCCCGAATTTGCTTTGAAACTCTTGTTAGGAGAAGCAGCCCAAGCGGTTCTCGAAGGGCAAAAAGTCCTTCCTAAACGGACTCAAGAACAAGGATTTACTTATCAATATCCGACGGTCAAACCCGCGCTTGCTGATATTGTTCAACAGTGACCCGTTATCAATAGAAAGGGGACAACAGGAAAGGTTTTGCAGCGATCGCGCGACTTTACCCGCACATTAAAACCGAAAATCAGATGACATCAACGCAACACAAACAACTTTACGACCAAGATTTTGCGCTTTGGATTAAGGAGACAGTTGATCAGCTAAAAGCTAGAGAAACACAGCATCTAGACTGGGAACATTTGATTGAGGAAATCGAGGAGTTGGGAAAACCTCAACGTAAGGCGGTACGCAGTTATTTAGTGGAACATCTTTTAAAACGCTGTTACGTCGTTAGTCCTGAATGTTATCGCGCTTGGGAAATTGAAATCCGAAATTTTCGCCGGGAATTAAAATATGAGCTCAAAGAATCTCCGAGTCTGAAACAATTTATTTTAGATATTTTTAGCGATTCTTATAAAGATGCAAGACAAGCAATACAAGAAGATTATCCTCATGTGACGTTTCCAGAAGTCTCTCCTTTTCCCACAGCGGTAGAGACATTATTAACGGCAAGATTTTGGGAACAATAATTCCCCTTTCTCTCTAATTTTGGGGTTCAGCGATCGCGCAAAGGGGTGTTAACCTGTAAACTTAATAACTGATATCTTGGAAAAGGTTTTAACATCTCTTGTGACAGCAAGCGCATTAAAGTAATTTATAAGTGTGATCCGCTTCAATTGTTAAATTTTTCTTCCCCCAAGCTGGGGTAGCCTCAATCAATACTGTTTTGCAAATCATTTCACATTGCTAAGGAAAGCGACCATGACTGAGACGACATTGCCAAGTCAATATGATCCTTCAACAACGGAAGCAAAATGGCAACAGTTTTGGGCGGATCAAGGCGTATTTAAAGCCCATCCCGAAAAGGGCGGCAAACCCTTTTGTATTGTTATTCCACCCCCCAATGTCACGGGAAGCCTCCACATGGGACATGCGTTTAATACCGCATTGATTGATGTGTTGGTGCGATACCATCGGATGCGAGGTGATAATACCCTCTGTCTTCCTGGAACCGATCATGCCAGTATTGCCGTCCAAGCGATTATCGACAAGCAACTGAAAGAAGAAGGGTTAACCCGCTTCGATATTGGACGAGAGAAGTTTTTAGAACGGGCTTGGCAGTGGCGACAGGAGTCTGGTGGTAGCATTGTCAATCAGTTGGAACGCTTAGGCTTATCTGCGGATTGGTCGCGAGAACGCTTCACTATGGATGATGGGCTATCGGCAGCAGTGCGCACGGCGTTCGTCAAGTTGTACGAAGAAGGGCTGATTTATCGTGGGAAATACATGGTGAATTGGTGTCCCGCCTCTCGTTCTGCAATTTCCGACCTGGAAGTGGAAAACAAAGAAGTACAGGGGTATCTCTGGCAGTTTCGTTATCCCTTGCGTGATGGCAGTGGGGCAATTGAAGTCGCAACCACGCGTCCGGAAACCATGTTAGGAGATACAGCAGTGGCGGTGAATCCTAATGATGAACGCTATCAGCACCTAATTGGGAAAACCGTGACGTTACCCTTGCTGGGACGGGAAATCCCGATTATTGCCGATGAGTATGTAGATTCCTCCTTTGGTACCGGCTGTGTGAAAATTACTCCCGCCCACGATCCCAATGACTTTGCCATGGGAGAACGTCACAATCTCCCCTTTATCACGGTGATGAATGAAGATGGAACGATTAATGAAAATGGCGGTGAGTTTGTCGGGCAAGATCGCTTTGAAGCGCGGAAAAATGTCGTGAAGCGGTTAGAAGAAGAGGGCTGTTTGGTGAAAGTGGAAGATTATGTTTCGACCCTCCCTTACAGCGATCGCGGTAAAGTTCCCATTGAACCCTTAATCTCTACGCAATGGTTTGTCAAAATTGAACCGCTGGCGAAAAAGGCACTCGCGTGTCTTGATCAAGACAATTCCCCTTATTTTGTGCCTCAACGCTGGAAGAAAGTCTATCGCGACTGGTTGGTGAAATTAAAAGACTGGTGCATTTCCCGACAACTGTGGTGGGGACACCAAATTCCCGCTTGGTATGTGATTAGCGAAACCGAGGGACAGATTACCGATGAAACGCCGTTTATTGTTGCCCATAGTGAAGCAGAAGCCAAAGCACGCGCGATCGCGCAATATGGCAACAACATTGAGTTACAACAAGATGCAGATGCCCTTGATACCTGGTTTTCTTCTGGGTTATGGCCCTTTTCCACGTTAGGATGGCCAGAAGAAACGGAAGATTTCAAAACCTATTTCCCCAACACGACTCTCGTTACCGGCTTTGATATTATCTTCTTCTGGGTGGCAAGAATGACGATGATGTCGGGACATTTCACTGGCAAAATGCCGTTTCGGGATGTCTATATTCATGGCTTAGTACGGGATGAAAATGGCAAGAAAATGTCAAAATCGGCAGGGAATGGCATTGATCCCCTGTTTCTGATTCGCAAATACGGCGCGGACGCCCTCCGTTATACGCTGATCCGAGAAGTCACCGGCGCCGGACAAGACATTAGTCTCCAATACAACCGGGAAACCGATGAATCGAGTTCGGTGGAAGCCTCCCGTAACTTTGCCAATAAACTCTGGAACGCCTCGCGATTTGTTTTTATGAATCTGGATGGGAAAACCCCGGAACAGTTGGGAAGCCCGGATCTAGAGAAATTAGAAGACAGCGATCGCTGGATGCTGTCTCGGTTTAACCAAATTACGAAAGCCACCCGCCAGGACATCGAAAGTTATGGCTTAGGAGAAGCGGCGCAAGGCTTGTATGACTTTATTTGGGGGGATTTTTGCGACTGGTATATCGAACTGACAAAATCACGCCTGAACGATAAAAATAATCCAGAATCGCGCCTCGTTGCCCAACAAACCCTGGGTTATGTCCTGGAAGGAATCTTAAAACTCTTGCATCCTTTTATGCCTCATGTCACAGAAGAAATCTGGCATACACTTACGGAACGGTCTGACCCAACCTTAGCCTTACAACCTTATCCAGCAGTGGATGAGTTAGTTCAAGGTCGCACCTCACAAACCACAGCGACAGGAGAAAGCAAAACGCTTTGGGAACAGATCCAAACCCAAATTGAAATCTTCCCCAAACAGTTGACGCCATCTCTCTTAACTCGAGTCGGGATTGCGGTTCTCGGGGTATTTATCTTCACCCTGGTGTTTGCTTTTATTCTGACCTTAGAACAGTTCCCGCTCATTCCCAGCTTCTTGAAATTGGTGGGCGTGGGTTACACCGGATGGTTTATCTATCGCTATCTGCTAACCCAACAGAAACGAGAAACTTTCCAAAAAGTGTTTCAGGAAAAAAAAGAAGCACTTCTGGGTGACACCTTGGGTCATGGCGGCGCGATCGCAGCCCAGAATACCCTGATTAATCCCCAATTGGAACAAAAATTTGAACTAACCTTTGCCACAATTCGCACGATTCGCAATTTACGGGCGGAAGCCGGAATTAAACCGGGGATGAAAGTGAATGTCATTGTGCAAAGTGAGAGTGAAAAAGAACGAGATATTCTGAGTAATGCTGAAAAATATATCCGTGATTTAGCCAAGGTGGAGGAATTAATCGTTACTTCGGCGTTAACTGAAGATCAACAGCAGGTGATGGCAGGAGTTGTAGGAACAATCCAAGTTTTAATTCCCTTAGCCGGTGTCGTGGATGTAGAAGTTTTGCGGAGTAAGTTAGAGAAAAATCTCAGCAAAGTAGAAGGAGAAGTCAAATCCTTGCAAGGTCGCTTGAATAACGAGAACTTTGTCAACAAAGCCCCCGATGAAGTCGTACAAGGGGCAAAAGACGCCTTAGCGGAAGCGGAAAAACAACAGTCCATCTTAAAGGAAAGACTCGCGCGACTCGGTTAAGGAATCAGGAAGTGACAGGATGAAAGGATGACCCGTGAACCGATTGAAAACACTGGAAAATCCTACACAGAGTCGGAGTAGCCGTGGGTTGTTTGAGTTGATTGGGAACGGTTGCTCCATGTTCAGCTAAAGCCTAGTGCAGCGCGGTAGAAGTAACTGACCACTAAAGTTGAACCAAAATCAATGCTTCGAGCATTCGCTAACTGGTCAACTATTTTCGCCAGGCTGCACTAGACTGTTGACTCTGTGTCTTTTTGAAGGATAAAAGTTCATACAGCTTCTTTGTCGTCAATCTTGACTGAAAATGAAGTTTTTCTCTTTGAAAGCATCGATTGTCCAAAAACTTCCGCGAACCATTTTTCCACATCCGCAAAACTAATAGTTTCCAGTGCATTTTTTACCTAAGAATTTTCTTTTCTATCTCTTGTTTATCAGCATATATTAGTTCTATTTAAGTAGGCAATTAATTCTGCCTTCCTGCTTATCTTGGCTAACAAGTATGTAATTCTGACATTTTTAAGAATGAGGTAGTGCGCGATCGCGCCAAGACCCCGCTTTAAATAATTGAGAGAAGAAATCCAATTCCGGTTAAAAATAAACCGACTAAACTCAGAAAAAAAGGGGGGTTTCCTAAGGAAATTAATGACAAATTGGGCATAAAAGGTTACTCTCTATTTCCTCTGAATCAATTTCTCTTCAAGATAATAATCTTTCAAAGTTATTTACCCATAGTAAACCTCTATAAGCTTGGTTTGCAGTGGCTTGAAAATTTCAAGATGTGAAATTAATTATTTTTACTGGCTGATTTCAGCCCAAACTCAAATTGATGCAAGTTCATAGCAGTGATCAGGTTAGGGTCATTTGTAGTTAACATTAAGTTGATTGGGCAAAAGTGTACAGCAATCAGAATTTTACACTGAAGCCAAAGTAGGATGAAGACCGAACCATATGCAATTTTGAGGATGAAACACGCAGAATACGATCGCGCAAGCACGCAAAAAGTTGCTGCTTTTGGGGGCATTTATGGCAATATCCTTGTCTTTGAAGCTTATCTCAAGGATGGACCCTTTGCGGTAAACTGTGGCGTTGTCGGAAAACCTGATCATGATGGCGATCCAGCGGTTCATTATGCCCTACTAGACTTATCTGGAAACACAGTTAATCTTAATCTTCAGTGCGTCGAGTATGACTATGAAACTTGGACGGAAACCCTAGCTGAAGAAGGGGTGGATCCCATTTTTGTTGAACCTTTAAAAATGGGCATTTGGACAACGGGTGTTTCCAGCTTACCAGCCGTGGAAAAACAGCGTTATCAGTTGGCATAGGTATTGTCCTAAACTAACGATTGTGAGAGAACGAATATAGAAGAGGAATTATGGATAACGTCCAACTTTGGCAACGCTATCAAGACTGGCTCTATTATGACCCAGACTTAAACTTTTATCTGGATATTAGTCGGATGCGCTTTTCCGATCAGATTGTGGAAGAAATGCAACCGAAATTTCAAAAAGCGTTTCAGGATATGGCCGATTTAGAAGCCGGCGCGATCGCGAATCCCGATGAAGACCGCATGGTCGGTCACTATTGGTTACGTTACCCGGATCTGGCCCCCAATGCCGAACTCAAAGCAGAAATCACCAATACTCTAGAACAGGTGAAAACGTTTGCAGCACAGGTTCACAGCGGTTATA is a genomic window of Cyanobacteria bacterium GSL.Bin1 containing:
- a CDS encoding TIGR01777 family protein, which encodes MKIAITGGTGFVGTRLVQKLADAGHSIVVFTRNKERGEQVFPKKFFPKVEIFSYDPMQPGSWQDKIASSEAVVNLAGAGIADQPWTPERKQEILDSRIKTTKYLVEAIQQAETQPQVLVNASAVGYYGISETVTFDENSSSGDDFLASVCQKWEATAKEVENTGTRLVILRFGIVLGEGGALGKMLTPFRLFAGGPIGTGKQWFSWIHIDDLVNLIETAIHTPEYQGTYNATAPNPVRMSELCEKLGEVMNRPSWLPVPEFALKLLLGEAAQAVLEGQKVLPKRTQEQGFTYQYPTVKPALADIVQQ
- a CDS encoding valine--tRNA ligase, giving the protein MTETTLPSQYDPSTTEAKWQQFWADQGVFKAHPEKGGKPFCIVIPPPNVTGSLHMGHAFNTALIDVLVRYHRMRGDNTLCLPGTDHASIAVQAIIDKQLKEEGLTRFDIGREKFLERAWQWRQESGGSIVNQLERLGLSADWSRERFTMDDGLSAAVRTAFVKLYEEGLIYRGKYMVNWCPASRSAISDLEVENKEVQGYLWQFRYPLRDGSGAIEVATTRPETMLGDTAVAVNPNDERYQHLIGKTVTLPLLGREIPIIADEYVDSSFGTGCVKITPAHDPNDFAMGERHNLPFITVMNEDGTINENGGEFVGQDRFEARKNVVKRLEEEGCLVKVEDYVSTLPYSDRGKVPIEPLISTQWFVKIEPLAKKALACLDQDNSPYFVPQRWKKVYRDWLVKLKDWCISRQLWWGHQIPAWYVISETEGQITDETPFIVAHSEAEAKARAIAQYGNNIELQQDADALDTWFSSGLWPFSTLGWPEETEDFKTYFPNTTLVTGFDIIFFWVARMTMMSGHFTGKMPFRDVYIHGLVRDENGKKMSKSAGNGIDPLFLIRKYGADALRYTLIREVTGAGQDISLQYNRETDESSSVEASRNFANKLWNASRFVFMNLDGKTPEQLGSPDLEKLEDSDRWMLSRFNQITKATRQDIESYGLGEAAQGLYDFIWGDFCDWYIELTKSRLNDKNNPESRLVAQQTLGYVLEGILKLLHPFMPHVTEEIWHTLTERSDPTLALQPYPAVDELVQGRTSQTTATGESKTLWEQIQTQIEIFPKQLTPSLLTRVGIAVLGVFIFTLVFAFILTLEQFPLIPSFLKLVGVGYTGWFIYRYLLTQQKRETFQKVFQEKKEALLGDTLGHGGAIAAQNTLINPQLEQKFELTFATIRTIRNLRAEAGIKPGMKVNVIVQSESEKERDILSNAEKYIRDLAKVEELIVTSALTEDQQQVMAGVVGTIQVLIPLAGVVDVEVLRSKLEKNLSKVEGEVKSLQGRLNNENFVNKAPDEVVQGAKDALAEAEKQQSILKERLARLG
- a CDS encoding 1-acylglycerol-3-phosphate O-acyltransferase, with protein sequence MTPSTRQREPVTSLILYHLFKWSVVSPMFNFYFRGKLYGRENVPQKGALVVVSNHASLFDPPLLSCCVGRPVAYMAKEELFEIPVLKQAISLYGAYPVKRVQADRSAIRAALKTLEQGWAAGIFLQGTRTPDGRITQPKLGAAMIAAKAQAPILPVSLWGTEKIPQSGTPFPLITARIAEPLPPPASSKRQVLESVTQKCADIINTMHAQGR
- a CDS encoding DUF29 family protein, which produces MTSTQHKQLYDQDFALWIKETVDQLKARETQHLDWEHLIEEIEELGKPQRKAVRSYLVEHLLKRCYVVSPECYRAWEIEIRNFRRELKYELKESPSLKQFILDIFSDSYKDARQAIQEDYPHVTFPEVSPFPTAVETLLTARFWEQ